The following are from one region of the Silene latifolia isolate original U9 population chromosome 9, ASM4854445v1, whole genome shotgun sequence genome:
- the LOC141599964 gene encoding formin-like protein 4, with translation MTDETGDGRSYQWAITSASSFRASNSEDLTLIVNVCDRYNGDMMEALFGDVAKERKSPNRNPGKETNPAAKISILDSRRSQNIAILVRALGISRKELIDGVSEGKGLDLETLEKLTRMSPTREEKIQILAFDGDVGKLADAESFLYHLLKAVPTAFTRVNAMVFRYTYGSEIQNLKDSLRMLDSACNELRDCAVFWKLLEAILKAGNRLNVGTARGDAKALNVTALHKLSGYKSADGKTTLLRFVVHQVVRNEGKRCVMKRVRHSSQTNPTSVDVISKEEREKEFLRLGLPVIERSGSKLPNVLKSASINYDTLSNISTTMGSQVAETRQHMLQCGADGGREEFIKEMKEFLQEADVEIKAVQEEQAKVMELVKKTTQYYQSGAFKDKHPLQLFSIVRDFLSMVDKACIDITRILQQEKGNSKSGGASSSSSPSLDEFRTRVRFRSLPDHFLSVNSKVCDSDDDG, from the exons ATGACGGATGAAACGGGTGATGGAAGATCTTATCAAT GGGCGATCACTTCAGCTAGTTCATTTAGGGCATCAAATTCTGAAGATTTAACACTGATTGTTAATGTTTGTGACAGGTATAATGGTGACATGATGGAAGCATTGTTTGGTGACGTTGCCAAGGAACGAAAATCGCCAAACAGGAATCCAGGAAAGGAGACAAATCCAGCAGCTAAAATCTCCATCCTGGACTCACGGCGTTCCCAAAATATAGCCATTCTGGTTCGCGCTTTAGGTATCTCGAGAAAAGAGTTGATTGATGGTGTATCAGAAGGAAAAGGCCTAgatttggaaaccctagaaaaactAACAAGAATGTCTCCTACCAGAGAGGAAAAGATTCAAATCCTTGCATTTGATGGCGATGTAGGAAAGCTAGCTGATGCCGAGTCCTTCCTGTATCACCTCTTGAAGGCGGTTCCCACCGCCTTTACTCGAGTCAATGCCATGGTATTTAGATATACTTATGGGTCAGAGATTCAGAACCTAAAGGATTCACTCCGAATGCTTGATTCTGCCTGTAATGAGCTTCGGGACTGTGCAGTGTTCTGGAAGCTTCTAGAAGCCATCCTTAAAGCCGGAAACAGGCTGAATGTCGGGACTGCACGTGGAGACGCAAAGGCATTGAATGTAACAGCTCTGCATAAATTATCAGGCTACAAGAGCGCTGATGGGAAAACAACCCTGCTCCGTTTTGTTGTCCATCAGGTTGTCAGAAATGAAGGGAAACGGTGTGTCATGAAACGCGTCCGTCACAGCAGCCAAACAAACCCGACCTCAGTTGATGTGATATCAAAAGAGGAGCGAGAAAAAGAGTTTCTGAGACTAGGGTTACCAGTTATAGAAAGGTCAGGTTCGAAATTGCCAAATGTCCTGAAATCAGCCAGTATCAACTACGACACCCTTTCGAACATTAGTACTACTATGGGATCCCAAGTGGCTGAAACTAGGCAACACATGTTACAATGTGGGGCCGATGGTGGAAGAGAGGAATTCATCAAGGAGATGAAAGAGTTTCTACAAGAAGCCGATGTAGAAATAAAGGCGGTCCAAGAAGAACAGGCAAAAGTGATGGAGCTTGTGAAGAAAACGACACAGTATTATCAGTCAGGAGCGTTCAAAGATAAACATCCGCTTCAGTTGTTTTCCATAGTGAGAGATTTTCTGAGCATGGTTGATAAAGCTTGTATTGATATTACTAGGATTTTACAACAAGAAAAAGGTAACTCTAAGTCAGGCGGTGCCAGCTCTTCTAGTTCCCCTTCGCTGGATGAGTTCAGGACTCGAGTCAGATTTCGTAGTTTGCCAGATCATTTCCTGTCTGTAAATTCTAAAGTATGTGACTCAGATGATGACGGCTGA
- the LOC141598675 gene encoding formin-like protein 4 — MAFRKNTAFLFLPVLLLLFFLHDFTVCQSDSSQNIETFYNESPPPPPPALPPSVLSPPPAPPVLLPPVRPPPPPPGSTSKKAIATAVGVTAACTLVAAAVLFFVCTRCTQKKKAPRPERVNPYSAEATAKMRQLGAAPAGFTRFDGKVKGMIIDEDGLDVLYWRKLEGSHKKSGSFHKDFLNNQSLKSIKRTFSRGKSSSSSNPNHNNPPKDNQKLTLLDPRLSASDHVSHSLKISAEAAQPPPPPPPPPQQTVIVKRAPPPPPPPISVKKGPAPPPPPPPKGGGAAGLPKRPPVVEVAALGGDDDEFSEEMKDQVKMKPLHWDKIKVVERDHSMVWDKLPAGSFQYNGDMMEALFGDVAKERKSPNRNPGKETNPAAKISILDSRRSQNIAILVRALGISRKELIDGVSEGKGLDLETLEKLTRMSPTREEKIQILAFDGDVGKLADAESFLYHLLKAVPTTFTRVNAMVFRYTYGSEIQNLKDSLRMLDSACNELRDCAVFWKLLEAILKAGNRLNVGTARGDAKAFNLTALHKLSDYKSTDGKTTLLHFVVHQVVRNEGKRCAMNRVNNLTGSSGQTNPTPVDTRSKEEQEKEYQKLGLPLIGGLSSQLSNVLKSASIDYDTLSNISTTMRSRVAETRQLVLQCGADAGGGEFIKEMKEFLQEADVEIKAVQEEQARVMELVKKTTQYYQSGAFKDKHPLQLFSIVRDFLSMVDKACVDITKSLQEKGNSKTGGASSSDPPPPDVLRTRVTFRSLPDHFLSVSNASDSDDDG; from the exons atggCATTCCGAAAAAATACAGCTTTTCTGTTTCTGCcagtgctgttattgttatttttcCTGCATGATTTTACAGTCTGTCAGTCAGATTCATCTCAGAATATTGAAACATTCTACAATgaatcaccaccaccaccaccaccagcatTACCACCTAGTGTACTGTCTCCGCCACCAGCGCCACCCGTTCTGCTGCCGCCTGTAaggccgccaccaccaccaccaggtTCAACGTCGAAAAAAGCTATAGCGACAGCGGTTGGGGTGACTGCAGCATGCACCCTGGTGGCGGCTGCTGTTCTGTTTTTTGTCTGCACCAGATGTACACAGAAGAAGAAGGCTCCTCGCCCTGAACGGGTGAATCCTTACTCCGCCGAGGCCACTGCTAAGATGAGACAGCTGGGGGCAGCACCGGCGGGGTTTACGAGGTTTGATGGAAAGGTTAAGGGTATGATAATTGATGAAGATGGTTTGGATGTATTGTATTGGAGGAAACTTGAAGGAAGTCACAAGAAAAGTGGATCATTTCATAAGGATTTTCTTAATAACCAGTCATTAAAGAGCATAAAGCGGACTTTTTCTCGAGGAAAATCGTCTTCATCGTCTAATCCGAATCATAATAATCCTCCTAAAGATAATCAAAAGCTTACCTTGCTTGATCCAAGATTGTCAGCTTCTGATCATGTTAGTCACAGTTTAAAGATATCTGCTGAAGCAGctcaaccaccaccaccgccaccaccaccaccacaacagaCTGTGATTGTGAAGAGAGcgccaccaccacctccaccaccgaTTTCAGTTAAGAAAGGTCCTgcaccacctccaccaccaccacccaaggGAGGTGGTGCAGCAGGATTACCAAAGCGGCCGCCCGTTGTGGAAGTAGCTGCTTTAGGAGGTGATGATGATGAATTTTCAGAAGAGATGAAGGATCAGGTCAAAATGAAGCCATTGCATTGGGATAAAATCAAGGTTGTTGAGAGGGATCATTCCATGGTTTGGGATAAACTTCCTGCAGGCTCATTCCA GTATAATGGTGACATGATGGAAGCACTGTTTGGAGACGTTGCCAAGGAACGAAAATCGCCAAACAGGAATCCAGGAAAGGAGACAAACCCAGCAGCTAAAATCTCCATCCTGGACTCACGGCGTTCCCAAAATATAGCCATTCTGGTTCGCGCTTTAGGTATCTCGAGAAAAGAGTTGATTGATGGTGTATCAGAAGGAAAAGGCCTAgatttggaaaccctagaaaaactAACAAGAATGTCTCCTACCAGAGAGGAAAAGATTCAAATCCTTGCATTTGATGGCGATGTAGGAAAGCTAGCTGATGCCGAGTCCTTCCTGTATCACCTCTTGAAGGCGGTCCCCACCACCTTCACTCGAGTCAATGCCATGGTATTTAGATATACTTATGGGTCAGAGATTCAGAACCTTAAGGATTCACTCCGAATGCTTGATTCTGCCTGCAATGAGCTTCGGGACTGTGCAGTGTTCTGGAAGCTTCTAGAAGCTATCCTTAAAGCCGGAAACAGGCTGAATGTCGGGACTGCACGTGGAGACGCAAAGGCGTTTAACTTAACCGCGCTGCATAAACTCTCAGACTACAAGAGCACTGATGGGAAAACAACCCTGCTCCATTTTGTTGTCCATCAGGTTGTCAGGAATGAAGGGAAACGGTGTGCCATGAACCGCGTCAACAACTTGACCGGTAGCAGTGGCCAAACAAACCCGACCCCAGTTGACACGAGATCAAAAGAGGAGCAAGAAAAGGAGTATCAGAAACTAGGGTTACCACTTATAGGAGGGTTAAGTTCACAATTATCAAATGTCCTGAAATCTGCCAGTATCGACTACGACACCCTATCCAACATTAGTACCACAATGAGATCCCGAGTTGCTGAAACAAGGCAACTCGTGTTGCAATGTGGAGCCGATGCTGGAGGAGGGGAGTTCATCAAGGAGATGAAAGAGTTTCTACAAGAAGCCGATGTAGAAATAAAAGCAGTCCAAGAAGAACAGGCAAGAGTGATGGAGCTTGTGAAGAAAACGACACAGTATTATCAGTCAGGCGCGTTCAAAGATAAACATCCGCTTCAGTTGTTTTCCATAGTGAGAGATTTTCTGAGCATGGTTGATAAAGCTTGTGTTGATATTACTAAGAGTTTACAGGAAAAAGGTAACTCAAAAACAGGCGGTGCCAGCTCATCTGATCCCCCTCCTCCTGATGTGTTAAGAACTAGGGTGACATTTCGTAGTTTGCCAGATCATTTCCTGTCGGTATCAAATGCAAGTGATTCAGATGATGACGGGTGA
- the LOC141598673 gene encoding uncharacterized protein LOC141598673 isoform X1, with protein MGESLLESPKVDNKMGESVTNVPCFQQSVSFGRFERDNLCWERWSTFPTNKYLEEVEKCSTPGSVAQKKAYFEAHYKKIAARRAELLLDQEREREAEMAEDSASVNLICNTSEKDLDNEITDTDDSVSETDHREDEVDSFDHGCMLRGLVSPSSEQTIGSGTESVSESEGELGGQSALYLNPVPSYEFEPVPQTESNTELCNTGFDGEVTVEHVHVKSNTADVFCQENETGSSDGEVSVEHVHLKSDSADVFNQENDVQDRPSEIIEYDDGALHVNDVSELSNVKNALCENVDEYKDGDNTINEASVDMDIEVTKEICEVSDCANVIDETVKIKVAEHFEYPDDGADLIKGYNNTQPQEEFVGADLCPTSKNHELGKLKLSATPSILKPKGEELPQEKVKRTVVEEESRNLMKLVMTKKTQKATLVKKTVSSTNTKKQSPTPVPKRITAPMPKSTMLSTPKSSKLELIKGGKSAGRLLDKKENGFTPPTVKKTTGPQSRRLIPTSLHMSLSLGPMNSDQASLTMRKSLIMERMGDKDIVKRAFKAFQNPPQISPSSVAKSPLPNQSVSRKAEQKGSPANIIPNKNEGIGKAAKTPNTRTSQQGIRKTSPFPNRVTKNGGADQRNVKSVAASFGPRVLLQGKSQNEASKKLDLQANTNISGTTHLLSKHKAEKAAQLKKPSQNSNTNPKPASSFGHKHGGSLHKEDGKAKA; from the exons ATGGGTGAATCATTATTGGAATCTCCCAAAGTTgataataag ATGGGTGAGTCTGTCACAAATGTGCCTTGCTTTCAGCAGTCAGTGTCATTTGGTAGATTTGAGCGCGATAACCTTTGTTGGGAGAGATGGTCTACTTTCCCAACAAACAAGTATCTTGAGGAAGTTGAGAAGTGTTCAACTCCTGGATCAGTAGCTCAAAAAAAGGCCTATTTTGAGGCTCATTACAAAAAGATTGCCGCGCGCAGAGCTGAGTTGCTATTGGATCAGGAAAGGGAGAGGGAAGCTGAGATGGCTGAGGATTCGGCTTCTGTGAATTTGATTTGTAATACCAGTGAGAAAGATTTAGACAATGAGATAACTGACACAGATGACTCTGTTAGTGAAACTGATCATCGAGAGGATGAAGTGGACAGTTTTGATCATGGTTGCATGCTTCGAGGTTTGGTCAGCCCGTCCTCGGAGCAAACCATTGGTTCTGGAACAGAGTCCGTGAGTGAAAGTGAAGGTGAACTAGGTGGGCAAAGTGCTTTATATCTGAACCCAGTACCATCTTACGAATTTGAACCTGTTCCACAAACCGAGTCGAATACTGAACTATGCAACACTGGTTTTGATGGTGAAGTGACTGTTGAGCATGTTCATGTGAAGAGTAATACTGCTGATGTTTTCTGTCAAGAGAATGAGACGGGCAGTTCTGATGGTGAGGTAAGTGTTGAGCATGTTCATCTGAAGAGTGATAGTGCCGATGTTTTCAATCAGGAGAATGATGTTCAGGATCGTCCTAGTGAAATCATTGAATATGATGACGGTGCACTTCATGTGAATGACGTTAGTGAACTGTCAAATGTTAAAAATGCGTTGTGTGAAAATGTTGATGAATATAAGGATGGTGATAATACCATTAATGAAGCTAGTGTAGACATGGATATAGAGGTGACGAAAGAAATTTGTGAAGTGAGTGATTGTGCTAATGTCATTGATGAAACGGTGAAGATTAAGGTGGCTGAGCATTTTGAATACCCGGATGATGGAGCTGACCTGATTAAAGGTTACAACAATACTCAACCCCAGGAAGAGTTTGTCGGTGCTGATTTGTGTCCCACGTCAAAAAATCATGAATTGGGTAAGCTGAAGCTATCTGCCACGCCTTCTATACTGAAACCTAAAGGCGAGGAATTGCCTCAAGAAAAGGTCAAACGAACAGTTGTTGAGGAAGAGAGCAGAAATCTAATGAAATTAGTCATGACAAAGAAAACGCAAAAG GCAACATTGGTGAAGAAGACTGTTAGTTCAACAAATACCAAGAAACAATCACCAACACCAGTCCCGAAGAGGATTACTGCACCAATGCCTAAATCGACAATGCTATCCACCCCTAAATCGTCAAAGCTTGAGCTCATTAAAGGTGGCAAGTCTGCTGGCCGTCTCTTGGATAagaaggaaaatggtttcacccCTCCGACTGTCAAGAAAACAACTGGACCTCAGAGCAGGAGGCTAATTCCTACGTCCCTGCACATGTCTCTCAGTTTAGGGCCAATGAATTCTGATCAAGCATCGCTTACAATGAGAAAATCGTTGATTATGGAGAGGATGGGAGATAAAGATATTGTAAAACGAGCGTTTAAGGCATTTCAAAATCCACCTCAAATATCACCATCCAGTGTGGCTAAATCACCTTTACCAAATCAG TCTGTCTCGAGAAAAGCTGAACAAAAGGGTTCTCCAGCTAACATCATTCCAAACAAAAATGAGGG GATAGGGAAGGCGGCAAAAACACCTAATACTCGTACCAGTCAGCAAGGAATAAGAAAGACGTCACCGTTCCCTAA CAGGGTAACTAAAAATGGTGGTGCTGATCAAAGAAATGTGAAATCTGTTGCTGCTTCTTTTGGCCCAAGAGTTCTACTTCAAGGAAAGAGTCAGAATGAG GCTTCCAAGAAACTGGACTTACAAGCCAATACCAATATCTCTGGGACAACCCATCTGCTGTCAAAACATAAG GCGGAGAAAGCTGCCCAACTCAAAAAACCAAGCCAGAACAGTAATACTAATCCCAAGCCTGCGTCAAGCTTTGGTCACAAGCATGGAGGATCTTTACATAAG GAAGATGGCAAGGCAAAAGCTTGA
- the LOC141598673 gene encoding uncharacterized protein LOC141598673 isoform X2, whose translation MGESLLESPKVDNKMGESVTNVPCFQQSVSFGRFERDNLCWERWSTFPTNKYLEEVEKCSTPGSVAQKKAYFEAHYKKIAARRAELLLDQEREREAEMAEDSASVNLICNTSEKDLDNEITDTDDSVSETDHREDEVDSFDHGCMLRGLVSPSSEQTIGSGTESVSESEGELGGQSALYLNPVPSYEFEPVPQTESNTELCNTGFDGEVTVEHVHVKSNTADVFCQENETGSSDGEVSVEHVHLKSDSADVFNQENDVQDRPSEIIEYDDGALHVNDVSELSNVKNALCENVDEYKDGDNTINEASVDMDIEVTKEICEVSDCANVIDETVKIKVAEHFEYPDDGADLIKGYNNTQPQEEFVGADLCPTSKNHELGKLKLSATPSILKPKGEELPQEKVKRTVVEEESRNLMKLVMTKKTQKATLVKKTVSSTNTKKQSPTPVPKRITAPMPKSTMLSTPKSSKLELIKGGKSAGRLLDKKENGFTPPTVKKTTGPQSRRLIPTSLHMSLSLGPMNSDQASLTMRKSLIMERMGDKDIVKRAFKAFQNPPQISPSSVAKSPLPNQSVSRKAEQKGSPANIIPNKNEGIGKAAKTPNTRTSQQGIRKTSPFPKVTKNGGADQRNVKSVAASFGPRVLLQGKSQNEASKKLDLQANTNISGTTHLLSKHKAEKAAQLKKPSQNSNTNPKPASSFGHKHGGSLHKEDGKAKA comes from the exons ATGGGTGAATCATTATTGGAATCTCCCAAAGTTgataataag ATGGGTGAGTCTGTCACAAATGTGCCTTGCTTTCAGCAGTCAGTGTCATTTGGTAGATTTGAGCGCGATAACCTTTGTTGGGAGAGATGGTCTACTTTCCCAACAAACAAGTATCTTGAGGAAGTTGAGAAGTGTTCAACTCCTGGATCAGTAGCTCAAAAAAAGGCCTATTTTGAGGCTCATTACAAAAAGATTGCCGCGCGCAGAGCTGAGTTGCTATTGGATCAGGAAAGGGAGAGGGAAGCTGAGATGGCTGAGGATTCGGCTTCTGTGAATTTGATTTGTAATACCAGTGAGAAAGATTTAGACAATGAGATAACTGACACAGATGACTCTGTTAGTGAAACTGATCATCGAGAGGATGAAGTGGACAGTTTTGATCATGGTTGCATGCTTCGAGGTTTGGTCAGCCCGTCCTCGGAGCAAACCATTGGTTCTGGAACAGAGTCCGTGAGTGAAAGTGAAGGTGAACTAGGTGGGCAAAGTGCTTTATATCTGAACCCAGTACCATCTTACGAATTTGAACCTGTTCCACAAACCGAGTCGAATACTGAACTATGCAACACTGGTTTTGATGGTGAAGTGACTGTTGAGCATGTTCATGTGAAGAGTAATACTGCTGATGTTTTCTGTCAAGAGAATGAGACGGGCAGTTCTGATGGTGAGGTAAGTGTTGAGCATGTTCATCTGAAGAGTGATAGTGCCGATGTTTTCAATCAGGAGAATGATGTTCAGGATCGTCCTAGTGAAATCATTGAATATGATGACGGTGCACTTCATGTGAATGACGTTAGTGAACTGTCAAATGTTAAAAATGCGTTGTGTGAAAATGTTGATGAATATAAGGATGGTGATAATACCATTAATGAAGCTAGTGTAGACATGGATATAGAGGTGACGAAAGAAATTTGTGAAGTGAGTGATTGTGCTAATGTCATTGATGAAACGGTGAAGATTAAGGTGGCTGAGCATTTTGAATACCCGGATGATGGAGCTGACCTGATTAAAGGTTACAACAATACTCAACCCCAGGAAGAGTTTGTCGGTGCTGATTTGTGTCCCACGTCAAAAAATCATGAATTGGGTAAGCTGAAGCTATCTGCCACGCCTTCTATACTGAAACCTAAAGGCGAGGAATTGCCTCAAGAAAAGGTCAAACGAACAGTTGTTGAGGAAGAGAGCAGAAATCTAATGAAATTAGTCATGACAAAGAAAACGCAAAAG GCAACATTGGTGAAGAAGACTGTTAGTTCAACAAATACCAAGAAACAATCACCAACACCAGTCCCGAAGAGGATTACTGCACCAATGCCTAAATCGACAATGCTATCCACCCCTAAATCGTCAAAGCTTGAGCTCATTAAAGGTGGCAAGTCTGCTGGCCGTCTCTTGGATAagaaggaaaatggtttcacccCTCCGACTGTCAAGAAAACAACTGGACCTCAGAGCAGGAGGCTAATTCCTACGTCCCTGCACATGTCTCTCAGTTTAGGGCCAATGAATTCTGATCAAGCATCGCTTACAATGAGAAAATCGTTGATTATGGAGAGGATGGGAGATAAAGATATTGTAAAACGAGCGTTTAAGGCATTTCAAAATCCACCTCAAATATCACCATCCAGTGTGGCTAAATCACCTTTACCAAATCAG TCTGTCTCGAGAAAAGCTGAACAAAAGGGTTCTCCAGCTAACATCATTCCAAACAAAAATGAGGG GATAGGGAAGGCGGCAAAAACACCTAATACTCGTACCAGTCAGCAAGGAATAAGAAAGACGTCACCGTTCCCTAA GGTAACTAAAAATGGTGGTGCTGATCAAAGAAATGTGAAATCTGTTGCTGCTTCTTTTGGCCCAAGAGTTCTACTTCAAGGAAAGAGTCAGAATGAG GCTTCCAAGAAACTGGACTTACAAGCCAATACCAATATCTCTGGGACAACCCATCTGCTGTCAAAACATAAG GCGGAGAAAGCTGCCCAACTCAAAAAACCAAGCCAGAACAGTAATACTAATCCCAAGCCTGCGTCAAGCTTTGGTCACAAGCATGGAGGATCTTTACATAAG GAAGATGGCAAGGCAAAAGCTTGA